A region from the Musa acuminata AAA Group cultivar baxijiao chromosome BXJ1-10, Cavendish_Baxijiao_AAA, whole genome shotgun sequence genome encodes:
- the LOC103969944 gene encoding noroxomaritidine synthase-like, protein MAVAWPLPMLGFVQAYPEILLSIACFLFLLLFPLRHSRMPINWPVFGMLPAVVVHFHHLHDYLADLLLHVGCTWLFRGPWFLGMDMVLSCDPANVNHILSGNFSNYRKGDEFNEVFDILGDGLFNADAESWRIQRKLAHNYIGDRSFRSFVATATREKTEKGLLPVLLLKSEREEVAELQDLFMRLSFDVTSLMVFGVDPGCLSANLPAIPFAVAIDDAWEALLFRHAVPKSWWKILKRLNVGTEKKLAKAWEVIDHFICQVISERREERRVANINAVQKETSTPRTNDLLTSYIDNVVEEIQGKFEPHKFLRDNVLTFMIAGRDGFAICLSWFFWLLSKNPTAEAKILEELSLHRSREKESIVFDAEELGRMVYLHGAVCETLRLFPPVPYEEKTAVNPDVLPSGMKVEPGDKILFSVYAMGRMEEIWGKDCMEFNPGRWIAEDGRPKHVPAYKFMAFNSGPRICPGRDIALTQIKTVAAAVVWNFQVEVLDRQMVAPKNAVLLRMQHGMMVKLRRRERGCCVQSI, encoded by the coding sequence ATGGCTGTTGCGTGGCCACTTCCCATGCTTGGCTTCGTGCAAGCCTACCCTGAGATCCTTCTCTCCATCGCTTGCTTCCTCTTCCTGCTCCTGTTCCCTCTACGCCACTCGAGGATGCCGATCAACTGGCCGGTCTTCGGGATGCTCCCCGCCGTCGTCGTCCACTTCCACCACCTCCATGACTACCTCGCCGATCTCCTCCTACATGTTGGTTGCACCTGGTTGTTCCGTGGTCCGTGGTTCCTCGGCATGGACATGGTGCTGAGCTGCGACCCGGCCAACGTTAACCATATCCTCAGCGGCAACTTCTCCAACTATCGCAAAGGCGACGAGTTCAACGAGGTCTTCGACATCCTCGGTGACGGCCTGTTCAACGCCGACGCGGAGTCGTGGAGGATCCAGCGAAAGCTGGCGCACAACTATATCGGCGACCGTTCGTTCCGGTCCTTCGTCGCCACCGCCACGCGAGAGAAGACCGAAAAGGGTCTCTTGCCCGTTCTACTCCTCAAGTCCGAGAGAGAAGAAGTTGCGGAGCTGCAGGATCTGTTCATGAGGCTCTCGTTCGACGTGACCAGCCTTATGGTCTTCGGTGTCGACCCCGGATGTCTCTCCGCTAACTTGCCTGCGATACCTTTCGCTGTGGCCATCGATGACGCTTGGGAGGCGTTGCTGTTCCGCCATGCAGTGCCCAAGAGCTGGTGGAAGATACTGAAAAGGCTAAACGTTGGTACAGAGAAGAAGCTGGCGAAGGCTTGGGAAGTTATAGACCACTTCATATGCCAAGTGATATcggagaggagggaggagagaCGGGTGGCCAACATCAACGCAGTCCAGAAAGAAACCTCCACTCCTAGGACGAACGATCTTCTCACATCCTACATAGACAACGTGGTGGAGGAGATCCAGGGTAAATTTGAGCCGCACAAGTTCCTCCGCGACAACGTGCTAACCTTCATGATCGCTGGGAGAGATGGCTTCGCCATTTGCCTCTCCTGGTTCTTCTGGCTCCTCTCCAAGAACCCCACGGCGGAGGCCAAGATCCTGGAGGAGCTATCGTTGCACCGGTCGAGGGAGAAGGAGTCGATTGTGTTCGACGCCGAGGAGCTCGGCAGGATGGTGTACCTGCACGGAGCCGTGTGCGAGACGCTGCGGCTCTTCCCACCGGTCCCTTACGAGGAAAAGACCGCCGTCAACCCGGACGTACTACCGAGCGGCATGAAGGTCGAGCCAGGCGACAAGATCTTGTTCTCGGTGTACGCCATGGGAAGAATGGAGGAGATATGGGGGAAGGACTGCATGGAGTTTAATCCAGGGAGGTGGATAGCAGAGGACGGGAGGCCAAAGCACGTGCCAGCATACAAGTTCATGGCCTTCAACTCAGGACCCAGGATTTGTCCGGGGAGAGACATAGCCTTGACTCAGATAAAGACGGTGGCGGCTGCCGTGGTGTGGAACTTCCAGGTCGAGGTGCTCGACCGTCAGATGGTTGCGCCGAAGAACGCAGTTCTGCTTCGCATGCAGCACGGGATGATGGTCAAGCTCAGGAGAAGAGAACGCGGCTGTTGCGTCCAGTCGATCTAG